In a single window of the Arachis hypogaea cultivar Tifrunner chromosome 6, arahy.Tifrunner.gnm2.J5K5, whole genome shotgun sequence genome:
- the LOC112695945 gene encoding BTB/POZ domain and ankyrin repeat-containing protein NBCL, which produces MSSTLEESLRSLSLDYLNLLINGQAFSDVTFSVEGRLVHAHRCILAARSLFFRKFFCGPDPPSPSGLDPPAQRMNSGSGCRTPTGVIPVNSVGYEVFLLMLQFLYSGQVSIVPQKHEPRANCGERGCWHTHCSSAVDLALDTLAAARYFGVEQLALLTQKQLASMVEKASIEDVMKVLVASRKQDMHQLWTTCSHLVAKSGLPPEVLAKHLPIDIVAKIEDLRLKSSLARRTAAFLPHHHHPDLSAAADLEDQKIRRMRRALDSSDVELVKLMVMGEGLNLDDALALHYAVENCSREVVKALLELGAADVNYPAGPAGKTPLHIAAEMVSPDMVAVLLDHHADPNVRTIDNVTPLDTLRTLTSDFLFKGAVPGLTHIEPNKLRLCLELVQSAALVLSREEGNANNNNVASSTTPHHHHIYPPSMNEDHHSSSSSGGNNNNNTNINLDSRLVYLNLGATLGGGGGGGASGQMSSRLDGDDDNRHGEAAMYHHHHHHHHHSHHDF; this is translated from the exons ATGTCTTCTACACTTGAGGAATCTCTAAGATCTCTATCGTTGGATTACCTCAACCTGCTCATCAACGGTCAGGCCTTCAGCGACGTCACCTTCAGCGTCGAGGGGCGTCTAGTACACGCGCACCGCTGTATCCTGGCGGCAAGAAGTCTATTCTTCAGGAAATTCTTCTGCGGGCCCGACCCTCCTTCGCCCTCTGGCCTCGATCCTCCAGCACAGAGGATGAACTCGGGGTCGGGCTGCAGAACCCCTACAGGGGTAATACCCGTGAACTCCGTGGGGTACGAGGTGTTCCTGCTCATGCTGCAGTTTCTGTACAGCGGGCAGGTATCCATCGTCCCCCAGAAGCACGAGCCACGGGCCAATTGCGGCGAGAGGGGCTGCTGGCACACGCATTGCTCCTCCGCCGTCGATCTTGCTCTAGACACACTCGCCGCCGCTAGATACTTCGGCGTTGAGCAGCTCGCATTGCTAACTCAG AAACAACTAGCAAGCATGGTGGAGAAAGCTTCCATTGAAGATGTGATGAAGGTCTTGGTAGCTTCAAGAAAGCAAGACATGCACCAACTGTGGACCACATGCTCCCACCTTGTAGCCAAATCCGGTCTCCCACCGGAGGTTCTCGCCAAGCACCTCCCCATCGACATCGTCGCCAAAATCGAAGACCTCCGTCTAAAATCCTCCCTCGCCCGCCGTACCGCCGCCTTCCtcccccaccaccaccacccggACCTCTCCGCCGCGGCAGACCTCGAGGACCAAAAGATCCGCCGGATGAGGCGAGCGCTAGACTCATCCGACGTGGAGCTCGTAAAGCTAATGGTAATGGGAGAAGGGCTCAATCTCGACGACGCATTAGCTCTGCATTACGCCGTCGAGAATTGTAGCCGCGAAGTGGTGAAAGCGCTGCTGGAACTCGGGGCAGCCGATGTCAACTATCCCGCAGGTCCAGCAGGAAAAACACCACTTCATATCGCGGCGGAAATGGTTTCGCCCGATATGGTAGCGGTCCTGCTGGACCACCACGCAGACCCAAACGTGAGAACCATCGACAACGTGACGCCATTGGACACACTAAGAACCCTAACCTCCGATTTTCTGTTCAAAGGCGCAGTCCCTGGCCTGACTCACATTGAACCAAACAAATTAAGGCTGTGTTTGGAGCTTGTTCAATCGGCGGCACTTGTTTTGTCTCGTGAAGAAGGTAACGCCAATAACAACAATGTTGCTTCTTCTACAACTCCACATCATCATCATATTTATCCTCCTTCCATGAACGAAGATCATCATAGCAGTTCAAGCAGTGGCggcaataataacaataacaccaACATTAACTTGGATTCCAGGTTGGTGTATCTTAACCTTGGTGCCACcttaggtggtggtggtggtggcggcgccTCCGGTCAAATGAGTTCAAGGttggatggtgatgatgataaccGTCATGGTGAAGCAGCAAtgtaccatcaccaccaccaccatcatcaccaTTCTCATCATGACTTTTAG